In Kryptolebias marmoratus isolate JLee-2015 linkage group LG4, ASM164957v2, whole genome shotgun sequence, the following proteins share a genomic window:
- the arf3b gene encoding ADP-ribosylation factor 3 produces the protein MGNIFGNLLKSLIGKKEMRILMVGLDAAGKTTILYKLKLGEIVTTIPTIGFNVETVEYKNISFTVWDVGGQDKIRPLWRHYFQNTQGLIFVVDSNDRERVNEAREELMRMLAEDELRDAVLLVFANKQDLPNAMNAAEITDKLGLHSLRHRNWYIQATCATSGDGLYEGLDWLANQLKNKK, from the exons ATGGGGAACATTTTTGGGAACCTGCTGAAGAGCCTGATAGGAAAAAAGGAGATGCGGATCTTGATGGTTGGGCTCGACGCTGCAGGGAAAACGACGATTCTTTACAAGCTCAAGCTGGGGGAAATAGTCACTACAATCCCAACAATCG GGTTTAATGTGGAAACGGTGGAGTACAAGAACATCAGCTTCACTGTGTGGGATGTGGGCGGACAGGATAAGATCCGGCCCCTCTGGAGGCACTACTTCCAAAACACGCAGG GTCTAATCTTTGTGGTGGACAGTAACGACAGAGAGCGTGTGAATGAAGCTCGAGAGGAGCTCATGAGGATGCTGGCAGAGGATGAGCTGAGGGATGCGGTGCTCCTTGTGTTCGCCAATAAACAG GACTTACCGAACGCCATGAACGCCGCCGAGATCACGGACAAGTTGGGCCTGCACTCCCTCCGCCACCGCAACTGGTACATCCAGGCCACCTGCGCCACCAGCGGCGACGGCCTGTACGAGGGCCTCGACTGGCTGGCCAATCAActcaagaacaaaaaatga